In Streptomyces chartreusis, the following proteins share a genomic window:
- a CDS encoding FMN-dependent NADH-azoreductase — MATLLHIDSSVFSTGASSSRAVTDAFRRIWQEQHPEGTVIHRDLAAQPVPHIDAHSHTAGFSDPATHTPEQAAAFAERVKLIEELESADAVLIGAPMYNLTIPSTLKAYLDNVVLMGRTAGDAQSIKGTPVTVVASRGGAYGPGTPREGYEYVQNYLSAILADFLGADLDFIVPELTMAPANPAMAELVPLFEASRERALDEATTKAKQLAQKLAA, encoded by the coding sequence ATGGCCACGCTCCTGCACATCGACTCCTCGGTCTTCTCGACCGGCGCCTCCTCCTCCCGTGCCGTCACCGACGCCTTCCGGCGCATCTGGCAGGAGCAGCACCCCGAGGGCACGGTGATCCACCGCGACCTCGCCGCGCAGCCGGTGCCGCACATCGACGCCCACTCCCACACCGCGGGCTTCTCCGATCCGGCGACGCACACCCCGGAGCAGGCGGCCGCCTTCGCCGAGCGCGTGAAGCTGATCGAGGAGCTGGAGAGCGCGGACGCCGTGCTGATCGGCGCTCCGATGTACAACCTGACGATCCCGTCGACCCTGAAGGCCTACCTGGACAACGTGGTGCTGATGGGCCGTACCGCGGGCGACGCCCAGTCGATCAAGGGGACCCCGGTCACCGTCGTCGCCAGCCGCGGCGGCGCGTACGGTCCGGGCACCCCGCGCGAGGGCTATGAGTACGTGCAGAACTACCTGTCGGCGATCCTGGCCGACTTCCTCGGCGCCGACCTCGACTTCATCGTCCCGGAGCTGACGATGGCCCCGGCCAACCCCGCGATGGCCGAGCTGGTCCCCCTCTTCGAGGCCTCCCGTGAGCGCGCCCTCGACGAGGCCACCACCAAGGCCAAGCAGCTGGCCCAGAAGCTCGCGGCGTAA